A single region of the Polymorphum gilvum SL003B-26A1 genome encodes:
- a CDS encoding sugar ABC transporter permease — protein MSDAALSGSKTPTARRFLSALQLDTRLLGMIGAFVVLCLIFNVFTDGRFLTPRNIFNLTIQTVSVAIMATGMVFVIVTRHIDLSVGALLATVAAVMAVVQTQILPQWLGLGHPAIWILAIFAGLVVGVAIGAFQGWMIGYLGIPAFIVTLGGLLVWRNTAWFITNGQTIGPLDETFTTIGGIGGTLGEAASWAFGMVSVAAALALLIASRRRKAVHGFPVKPAWAEGVIGALIAAIILGFVATLNAYDIPTARLQRMFEQRDETLPDGLTMGYGIPYSVLLLIAVAVAMTVVARRTRLGRYIFAAGGNPDAAELSGINTRLLTVKVFAIMGGLCALSAAVAAARLGFSTNDIGTLDELRVIAAAVIGGTALSGGVGTIYGAILGALIMQSLQSGMAMVGVDAPLQNIVVGIVLVVAVLVDILYRKRTGD, from the coding sequence ATGTCCGATGCCGCCCTGTCCGGGTCGAAGACCCCGACGGCCCGACGCTTCCTATCCGCGCTGCAGCTGGACACGCGCCTGCTCGGCATGATCGGCGCCTTCGTGGTACTGTGCCTGATCTTCAACGTGTTCACCGACGGCCGCTTCCTGACGCCGCGCAACATCTTCAACCTGACCATCCAGACGGTGTCCGTCGCCATCATGGCGACGGGCATGGTGTTCGTGATTGTCACGCGCCACATCGACCTGTCGGTCGGCGCGCTGCTCGCCACGGTGGCGGCGGTGATGGCCGTGGTGCAGACGCAGATCCTGCCGCAGTGGCTCGGCCTCGGCCATCCGGCGATCTGGATCCTGGCGATCTTCGCCGGGCTTGTCGTCGGCGTCGCCATCGGCGCGTTCCAGGGCTGGATGATCGGCTATCTCGGCATTCCCGCCTTCATCGTCACCCTCGGCGGACTGCTGGTGTGGCGCAACACCGCCTGGTTCATCACCAACGGCCAGACCATCGGGCCGCTCGACGAGACCTTCACCACGATTGGCGGCATCGGCGGCACGCTCGGCGAGGCCGCCTCCTGGGCGTTCGGCATGGTTTCGGTGGCGGCCGCGCTCGCCCTGCTGATCGCCTCACGCCGGCGCAAGGCGGTGCACGGGTTCCCGGTCAAGCCGGCGTGGGCGGAAGGCGTGATCGGGGCGCTGATCGCCGCGATCATCCTCGGCTTCGTCGCGACGCTGAACGCCTACGACATCCCGACGGCGCGCCTGCAGCGGATGTTCGAGCAGCGCGACGAGACGCTGCCCGACGGCCTGACCATGGGCTACGGCATTCCCTATTCGGTGCTGCTGCTGATCGCGGTCGCGGTGGCAATGACCGTCGTCGCAAGGCGTACGCGGCTCGGCCGCTACATCTTCGCCGCCGGCGGCAATCCGGACGCGGCCGAGCTGTCGGGCATCAACACCCGGCTCCTGACCGTCAAGGTGTTCGCCATCATGGGCGGGCTGTGCGCCCTGTCGGCGGCGGTGGCGGCGGCCCGGCTCGGCTTCTCGACCAACGACATCGGCACGCTGGACGAACTTCGCGTGATCGCGGCCGCGGTGATCGGCGGCACCGCCCTGTCGGGCGGTGTTGGCACGATCTACGGTGCCATCCTCGGCGCGCTGATCATGCAGTCGCTGCAGTCGGGCATGGCGATGGTCGGCGTCGACGCGCCGCTGCAGAACATCGTGGTCGGCATCGTGCTCGTGGTCGCCGTGCTGGTCGACATCCTCTACCGCAAGCGGACGGGAGACTGA
- a CDS encoding ATP-binding cassette domain-containing protein yields MAAPLVQMKDICISFGGVRAVDHVSVDLRPGEVVGLLGHNGAGKSTLIKILSGAYRADSGDILIDGKKATIHSPRDARAHNIETIYQTLALADNLDAASNLFLGRELVTPLGFVDDDRMEAETRKIMGRLNPNFRKFKAPVKALSGGQRQSVAIARAVYFNARILIMDEPTAALGVQETQMVADLIQELKKQGLGIFLISHDIHDVFELADRLAVMKNGQLVGTAETRQVTKDEVLGMIILGKCPPGAAPGPGAVGGESAAA; encoded by the coding sequence ATGGCGGCGCCCCTGGTCCAGATGAAGGACATCTGCATCTCCTTCGGCGGCGTTCGCGCGGTCGATCACGTCTCCGTCGACCTGCGTCCCGGGGAAGTCGTCGGCCTGCTCGGCCACAACGGCGCCGGCAAGTCGACGCTGATCAAGATCCTGTCGGGCGCCTACCGGGCCGACAGCGGCGATATCCTGATCGACGGGAAGAAGGCGACGATCCACAGCCCGCGCGACGCGCGCGCCCACAACATCGAGACGATCTACCAGACGCTGGCGCTGGCCGACAACCTGGACGCCGCCTCGAACCTGTTTCTTGGCCGCGAACTGGTGACGCCGCTCGGCTTCGTCGACGACGACCGGATGGAGGCCGAGACGCGCAAGATCATGGGTCGGCTCAATCCGAACTTCCGCAAGTTCAAGGCCCCGGTGAAGGCGCTTTCCGGCGGCCAGCGGCAGTCGGTAGCAATCGCCCGGGCGGTGTATTTCAACGCCCGCATCCTGATCATGGACGAGCCGACGGCGGCGCTGGGCGTGCAGGAGACGCAGATGGTCGCCGACCTGATCCAGGAGTTGAAGAAGCAGGGCCTCGGCATCTTCCTGATCAGCCACGACATCCACGACGTGTTCGAACTCGCCGACCGGCTGGCGGTGATGAAGAACGGCCAGTTGGTCGGCACCGCCGAGACCCGGCAGGTGACCAAGGACGAGGTGCTGGGGATGATCATCCTCGGCAAGTGCCCGCCCGGCGCCGCGCCGGGTCCGGGGGCGGTCGGCGGGGAGAGCGCCGCCGCCTGA
- the xylB gene encoding xylulokinase, translated as MYLGLDIGTSSVKAILLDEDQDQVASASAPLTVERPQPSWSEQDPDAWWDACVAVLDGLAAEYPVQMAVVAGIGLSGQMHGATLLDAADRPLRPCILWNDGRSAAECAALEAAEPRFWTLGGNRVMPGFTAPKLAWVRAHEPEIFARTARVLLPKDYVRLKLTGEHASDMSDSAGTLWMDVGARAWCEPLLAATGLGLDHMPRLVEGSEASGAVRAELAARWGFAKVPVVAGGAGDNAASACGVGAVAPGTAFVSLGTSGVLFVTNDRFSPNVASAVHAFCHAVPQTWHQMGVILSATDSLNWLARTLGERPEALTAALGPVDGPAPVLFLPYLSGERTPHNDAAIRGAFVGLGHESGRDSLTHSVLDGVAFALKDCLEALVAAGARIDRLTAVGGGSRSRTWVRILSSVLGVSIDIPADGDFGAAFGAARLGQAAALGRLDGLFEPPPLSVSIDPDPTLSRAYGEAHARWRKLYPALKEI; from the coding sequence ATGTATCTCGGCCTCGATATCGGCACCAGTTCGGTGAAGGCGATCCTGCTCGACGAGGACCAGGACCAGGTCGCCTCGGCGAGCGCGCCGCTGACGGTCGAGCGACCGCAGCCGAGCTGGTCCGAACAGGACCCGGACGCCTGGTGGGACGCCTGCGTTGCGGTGCTCGACGGTCTCGCCGCGGAATATCCGGTACAGATGGCTGTGGTCGCCGGCATCGGCTTGTCGGGCCAGATGCATGGGGCGACGCTGCTGGACGCCGCAGACCGGCCGCTGAGGCCGTGCATCCTGTGGAACGACGGGCGCTCTGCGGCGGAATGTGCGGCGCTGGAGGCGGCCGAGCCGCGGTTCTGGACGCTTGGCGGCAACCGGGTCATGCCCGGCTTCACCGCGCCCAAGCTCGCCTGGGTGCGCGCGCACGAGCCGGAGATCTTCGCCCGGACCGCCCGGGTGCTGCTGCCGAAGGACTACGTGCGGCTGAAGCTGACCGGCGAGCACGCCTCCGACATGTCCGACAGCGCCGGCACGCTGTGGATGGACGTCGGCGCGCGCGCCTGGTGCGAACCGCTGCTGGCGGCGACGGGCCTGGGCCTCGACCACATGCCGCGGCTGGTCGAGGGATCAGAGGCGTCCGGGGCGGTGCGCGCGGAACTTGCCGCTCGCTGGGGCTTCGCAAAGGTCCCGGTGGTCGCCGGCGGGGCGGGCGACAATGCGGCGTCTGCCTGCGGTGTCGGCGCCGTCGCGCCGGGCACGGCCTTCGTGTCCCTCGGCACCTCGGGGGTGCTGTTTGTCACCAACGACCGGTTCTCGCCCAATGTCGCCAGCGCGGTGCATGCGTTCTGTCACGCGGTGCCGCAGACCTGGCACCAGATGGGCGTGATCCTGTCGGCGACCGACAGCCTGAACTGGTTGGCAAGGACGCTGGGCGAAAGGCCCGAGGCGCTGACTGCGGCGCTCGGGCCGGTCGACGGGCCGGCGCCGGTGCTGTTCCTGCCGTATCTTTCGGGCGAGCGCACGCCGCACAACGATGCCGCCATCCGCGGCGCCTTCGTCGGCCTCGGCCACGAGAGCGGGCGCGACAGCCTGACCCATTCTGTGCTCGACGGCGTCGCCTTCGCGCTCAAGGACTGCCTCGAGGCGCTGGTCGCGGCGGGCGCGCGCATCGACCGGCTGACGGCGGTGGGCGGCGGCTCGCGCTCGCGGACCTGGGTGAGGATCCTCTCCAGTGTGCTCGGCGTCAGTATCGACATTCCCGCCGACGGCGACTTCGGCGCCGCCTTCGGCGCCGCGCGGCTCGGCCAGGCGGCTGCGCTCGGCCGCCTCGACGGCCTGTTCGAGCCGCCGCCGCTCAGCGTCAGCATCGACCCCGACCCGACCCTTTCGCGCGCCTACGGCGAGGCCCATGCCCGCTGGCGCAAGCTCTATCCCGCATTGAAGGAGATCTGA
- the xylA gene encoding xylose isomerase produces MEPVRFVGADAREPYGYRFYDKDRVVLGKRLEDHLRLAVCYWHSFCWPGTDPFGGETFQRAWMAAGDPMAQARLKADVAFEMFDLLGLPFFTFHDRDIAPEGATLAESNANVNAIADVFEGKMADSGTRLLWGTANLFSNRRYMAGAATNPDPEVFAYAAAQVKTALDVTHRLGGANYVLWGGREGYETLLNTDLKRELDQLGRFLALVVEYKHRIGFTGTILIEPKPQEPTKHQYDFDVATVYGFLKAYGLEAEVKVNIEQGHAILAGHSFEHELALAHALGIFGSVDMNRNDYQSGWDTDQFAMNVPELALAYREILKGGGFTTGGTNFDAKLRRQSLDAVDLIQAHVGSADAIARGLLAAAAMIEDGRLQATADARYAGWDRPENAAILSGERSLEDLAERVSRDRLEPQPVSGRQEYLESLVNLFV; encoded by the coding sequence CTGGAGCCGGTCCGCTTCGTCGGCGCCGATGCCCGCGAGCCCTACGGCTATCGCTTCTACGACAAGGACAGGGTGGTGCTCGGCAAGCGCTTGGAGGACCATCTGCGGCTGGCCGTGTGCTATTGGCATTCGTTCTGCTGGCCGGGCACCGACCCGTTCGGCGGCGAGACGTTCCAGCGCGCCTGGATGGCGGCGGGCGACCCGATGGCGCAGGCGCGGCTGAAGGCGGACGTCGCCTTCGAGATGTTCGACCTGCTCGGCCTGCCGTTCTTCACCTTCCACGACCGCGACATCGCGCCGGAGGGCGCGACGCTGGCGGAGAGCAACGCCAACGTCAACGCCATCGCCGATGTGTTCGAGGGCAAGATGGCCGACAGCGGGACGAGGCTGCTGTGGGGCACGGCGAACCTGTTCTCCAACCGCCGCTACATGGCCGGGGCGGCGACCAACCCGGACCCGGAGGTGTTCGCCTACGCGGCCGCACAGGTGAAGACCGCGCTCGACGTCACCCATCGCCTCGGCGGCGCCAACTACGTGCTGTGGGGCGGGCGCGAGGGCTACGAGACGCTGCTCAACACGGACCTGAAGCGCGAGCTGGACCAGCTCGGACGGTTCCTCGCCCTGGTGGTCGAGTACAAGCACCGGATCGGTTTTACGGGAACGATCCTGATCGAGCCGAAGCCGCAGGAGCCGACCAAGCACCAGTACGACTTCGACGTCGCCACGGTCTACGGCTTCCTGAAGGCCTACGGGCTGGAGGCCGAGGTCAAGGTCAACATCGAGCAGGGCCATGCGATCCTGGCCGGCCATTCGTTCGAGCACGAGCTGGCGCTCGCCCATGCGCTCGGCATCTTCGGTTCGGTCGACATGAACCGCAACGACTATCAGTCGGGCTGGGACACCGACCAGTTCGCCATGAACGTGCCGGAACTGGCGCTGGCCTATCGCGAGATCCTCAAGGGCGGCGGCTTCACGACCGGCGGCACCAACTTCGACGCCAAGCTGAGGCGCCAGTCGCTCGATGCGGTCGATCTGATCCAGGCCCATGTCGGTTCGGCCGACGCGATCGCGCGCGGGCTGTTGGCGGCGGCGGCGATGATCGAGGACGGGCGGCTGCAGGCGACCGCCGACGCCCGCTATGCCGGCTGGGACAGGCCGGAGAACGCGGCGATCCTTTCGGGCGAGCGGTCGCTGGAGGATCTGGCGGAGCGGGTCAGCCGCGACCGCCTGGAGCCGCAGCCGGTGTCGGGACGGCAGGAGTACCTGGAAAGTCTGGTCAACCTGTTCGTGTGA
- the otsB gene encoding trehalose-phosphatase translates to MMEAPRLTADAALFLDFDGTLVDLAPRPDAVQVDGALVDALDRLRRRLGGAVAIISGRPIAEIDVHLAPLHLAAAGLHGLEHRDAPDTPVRREEAGAEIRALRGLLNASGLLRDGVFLEDKGPALAVHYRAAPERAGEVEALLVEATAVMPGLHLVRGKMVVEAKPFDRDKGSALRAFMAHAPFEGRVPVYVGDDVTDEDGMRAALAAGGLAIKVGAGESCASYRLADVAAVHAWLETLAPALECQP, encoded by the coding sequence ATGATGGAAGCGCCCCGTTTGACCGCGGATGCGGCCTTGTTCCTCGATTTCGACGGAACCCTGGTCGATCTCGCGCCGCGACCCGACGCCGTCCAGGTCGACGGCGCCCTCGTCGACGCCCTCGACCGGCTGCGCCGCCGCCTCGGCGGCGCGGTCGCGATCATCTCCGGCCGGCCGATCGCCGAGATCGACGTCCATCTCGCGCCGCTGCACTTGGCCGCCGCCGGCCTGCACGGTCTCGAGCACCGCGACGCGCCGGACACGCCGGTGCGGCGCGAGGAGGCGGGCGCCGAGATCCGGGCGCTGCGCGGGCTGCTGAACGCCTCAGGGCTGCTGCGCGACGGCGTGTTCCTGGAGGACAAGGGGCCGGCGCTGGCCGTCCACTACCGCGCCGCGCCGGAGCGCGCTGGCGAGGTCGAGGCGCTGCTCGTCGAGGCGACCGCGGTGATGCCGGGGCTGCATCTGGTGCGCGGCAAGATGGTGGTCGAGGCCAAGCCGTTCGACCGCGACAAGGGCAGCGCGCTGCGCGCCTTCATGGCGCATGCGCCGTTCGAGGGCCGTGTCCCGGTCTATGTCGGCGACGACGTCACCGACGAGGACGGCATGCGCGCGGCGCTTGCCGCCGGCGGGCTGGCGATCAAGGTCGGGGCGGGCGAGAGTTGCGCGTCGTACCGGCTCGCCGACGTCGCCGCCGTGCATGCCTGGCTGGAGACGCTGGCGCCGGCGCTGGAGTGCCAGCCGTGA
- a CDS encoding glycoside hydrolase family 15 protein — protein MSWSAPAAITPSLDLAMVGNCSFAALIDRMGTVVWCCLPRFDGDPVFHALLGSAGEAGDGAFAIELNGAVHSEQAYVPNTAIVKTRVFDGEGNGIEITDFAPRFSAKGRMYRPTTLVRRVRPLVGHPRIRVRLRPRFAWGQRAPEITTGSNHIRFVGNGTTLRLTTNASVTYVRAETPFLLDGPLSFHLGPDESLTDNPETLCRDFEEQTEQHWRAWTRRLGLPLEYQEAVIRAAITLKLCTYEETGAIVAAATTSIPEAAGTGRTWDYRYCWLRDAFFVVRALNSLSEMETMENYLRYLNNIVAVTNGGYVQPLFGIGLEERLVEETVDLPGYRGDGPVRVGNQAYEHFQHDVYGNIVLGAAQAYFDRRLLHQPGLEDFQRLEKVGERAFAMHDQPDAGLWELRTRARVHTSSSLMCWAACDRLAKIAGQFSLPERAAAWRARADTIHATICTRGWNERIGAFVESFEGSDLDASLLLMAEVGFLPAKDPRFIATVDRIGAALRRGSHLFRYHAPDDFGAPENAFNICTFWYIDALARIGRREEAREIYETMLSCRNHVGLLSEDTAPATGELWGNFPQTYSMVGIINGAVRLSAGWETVV, from the coding sequence GTGAGCTGGAGCGCGCCCGCGGCGATCACGCCCTCGCTCGATCTGGCCATGGTCGGCAACTGCTCGTTCGCGGCGCTGATCGACCGGATGGGGACGGTGGTGTGGTGCTGCCTGCCGCGTTTCGACGGCGACCCGGTGTTCCACGCGCTCCTCGGCAGCGCCGGCGAGGCCGGCGACGGCGCCTTCGCCATCGAGCTCAACGGCGCCGTGCACAGCGAGCAGGCCTATGTGCCGAACACCGCGATCGTGAAGACGCGCGTGTTCGACGGCGAGGGCAACGGCATCGAGATCACCGACTTCGCGCCGCGCTTTTCCGCCAAGGGCCGCATGTACCGGCCGACTACGCTGGTGCGCCGCGTGCGGCCGCTGGTCGGCCATCCGCGCATCCGGGTGCGGCTCAGGCCGCGCTTCGCCTGGGGCCAGCGCGCGCCGGAGATCACCACCGGCTCCAACCACATCCGCTTCGTCGGCAACGGCACGACGCTGCGGCTGACCACCAACGCGTCGGTGACCTACGTGCGCGCGGAGACGCCATTCCTGCTCGACGGGCCGCTGTCGTTCCATCTCGGCCCGGACGAATCGCTGACAGACAACCCGGAAACGCTGTGCCGCGACTTCGAGGAGCAGACCGAGCAGCACTGGCGGGCCTGGACGCGCCGGCTCGGCCTGCCGCTGGAATACCAGGAGGCGGTGATCCGGGCGGCGATCACGCTGAAGCTGTGTACCTACGAGGAGACCGGCGCGATCGTCGCCGCCGCGACGACCTCGATCCCGGAGGCCGCCGGCACCGGGCGCACCTGGGACTATCGCTACTGCTGGCTGCGCGACGCCTTCTTCGTCGTGCGCGCGCTGAATTCGCTCTCCGAAATGGAGACGATGGAGAACTACCTGCGCTACCTCAACAACATCGTCGCGGTGACCAACGGCGGCTACGTCCAGCCGTTGTTCGGCATCGGGCTGGAGGAGCGCCTGGTCGAGGAGACGGTCGACCTGCCGGGCTATCGCGGCGACGGCCCGGTGCGCGTCGGCAACCAGGCCTACGAGCATTTCCAGCACGACGTCTACGGCAACATCGTGCTCGGCGCGGCGCAGGCCTATTTCGACCGGCGCCTGCTGCACCAGCCGGGGCTGGAGGACTTCCAGCGGCTGGAGAAGGTCGGCGAGCGGGCCTTCGCCATGCACGACCAGCCGGACGCGGGGTTGTGGGAACTGCGGACGCGGGCGCGCGTTCACACCTCGTCGTCGCTGATGTGCTGGGCCGCTTGCGACCGGCTGGCCAAGATCGCCGGACAATTCTCGCTGCCCGAACGGGCGGCCGCGTGGCGGGCGCGGGCGGACACGATCCATGCGACGATCTGCACGCGTGGCTGGAACGAGCGCATCGGCGCCTTCGTCGAGAGCTTCGAGGGCTCCGATCTCGACGCCAGCCTGCTGCTGATGGCCGAGGTCGGTTTTTTGCCGGCAAAAGATCCCCGGTTCATCGCCACGGTGGACCGCATCGGCGCGGCACTGCGGCGCGGCAGCCACCTGTTTCGCTACCACGCGCCGGACGACTTCGGCGCGCCGGAGAACGCGTTCAACATCTGCACCTTCTGGTACATCGATGCGCTCGCGCGCATCGGCCGCCGGGAGGAGGCCCGGGAGATCTACGAAACCATGCTGTCCTGCCGCAACCACGTCGGCCTGCTGTCGGAGGACACGGCGCCGGCCACGGGAGAGCTGTGGGGCAATTTCCCGCAGACCTACTCGATGGTCGGCATTATCAACGGAGCGGTGCGGCTGAGCGCCGGCTGGGAGACGGTCGTCTGA
- a CDS encoding alpha,alpha-trehalose-phosphate synthase (UDP-forming), giving the protein MGRLVVVSNRVGPLKDTGRAGGLAVALVDALTQTGGLWFGWSGEVSEEGTFGQIKEQRTKAVQLAQIDITPADYEDYYAGYANRTLWPVLHYRLDLAVFDRRHETGYRQVNDRFATRLRPLIEADDVLWVHDYHFLTFAAALRAMEVGNPIGFFLHIPFPAPEILAALPNAGSIVRAMLAYDLIGFQTRRDAANFRRFVVEELGGTEVGDSRLSAGGRTVIVKAYPIGIDAEAFSKFAMSPEARRSVSRLEKQLAGRQQIIGVDRIDYSKGLPERFRAFERLLDDYPENRGRVSLMQIAPPSRSELDAYIEIRRTLEELTGHVNGRFSDIDWTPIRFLTRSFPRRVLAGIYRASRVGLVTPLRDGMNLVAKEYVAAQRAEDPGVLVLSRFAGAAEGMPEALVVNPHSAEEVAQGLQSAITMPLEERRDRWQAMFDRLCREDAHAWAQAILSDLRSVA; this is encoded by the coding sequence ATGGGGCGCCTGGTCGTCGTATCCAACCGGGTCGGGCCACTGAAGGACACCGGCCGGGCCGGCGGTCTGGCAGTCGCGCTGGTCGACGCGCTGACGCAGACCGGCGGACTGTGGTTCGGCTGGAGCGGCGAGGTGTCGGAGGAAGGCACCTTCGGCCAGATCAAAGAGCAGAGGACCAAGGCGGTCCAACTGGCTCAGATCGACATCACGCCGGCCGACTACGAGGATTACTACGCCGGCTATGCAAACCGGACGCTGTGGCCAGTTCTACACTACCGGCTCGACCTCGCCGTATTCGACAGGCGCCATGAGACCGGCTATCGCCAGGTCAACGACCGCTTCGCGACCCGGTTGCGCCCGCTGATTGAGGCGGACGACGTCCTGTGGGTGCACGACTACCATTTCCTGACCTTCGCCGCGGCGCTGAGAGCGATGGAGGTTGGCAATCCGATCGGCTTCTTCCTGCACATCCCGTTTCCCGCGCCGGAGATCCTGGCCGCGCTGCCCAATGCCGGCTCGATCGTGCGGGCGATGCTGGCCTATGACCTGATCGGCTTCCAGACGCGGCGGGACGCGGCCAATTTCCGCCGCTTCGTGGTCGAGGAACTGGGCGGGACGGAAGTCGGCGACAGCAGGCTGAGCGCCGGAGGGCGAACCGTCATCGTCAAGGCCTATCCGATCGGCATCGACGCGGAGGCGTTCTCTAAATTCGCCATGTCGCCCGAAGCGCGGCGCAGCGTGTCGCGGCTGGAGAAGCAGCTGGCCGGGCGCCAGCAGATCATCGGCGTCGACCGGATCGACTATTCCAAGGGCCTGCCGGAACGTTTCCGGGCGTTCGAGCGGCTGCTGGACGACTATCCGGAAAACCGCGGCCGAGTGTCATTGATGCAGATCGCGCCGCCGTCGCGCTCCGAACTGGACGCCTATATCGAGATCCGCCGGACGCTGGAGGAACTGACCGGCCACGTCAACGGCCGGTTCTCCGACATCGACTGGACCCCGATCCGCTTCCTGACCCGCTCCTTCCCGCGCCGCGTGCTGGCCGGGATCTACCGGGCGAGCCGGGTCGGCCTTGTGACGCCGCTGCGCGACGGCATGAACCTGGTCGCGAAGGAATATGTCGCTGCCCAGCGGGCGGAGGATCCGGGCGTGCTGGTGCTGTCGCGCTTCGCCGGCGCGGCTGAGGGGATGCCGGAAGCGCTGGTCGTCAACCCGCATTCGGCCGAGGAGGTCGCCCAGGGACTGCAGAGTGCGATCACCATGCCGCTGGAGGAACGGCGCGACCGATGGCAGGCGATGTTCGACCGCCTGTGCCGCGAGGACGCCCACGCCTGGGCGCAGGCGATTCTGAGCGACCTGCGGAGCGTGGCGTAA
- the hppD gene encoding 4-hydroxyphenylpyruvate dioxygenase — protein sequence MGPFPHDAPPAKIGTDNPAGTDGFEFVEFAHPEPEKLDTLFQRMGYTPVARHRTKAITVYRQGDINYILNAEPGSHAMRFVDAHGPCAPSMAWRVVDARHAFDHAVSKGATPYEGDDKALDVPAIVGIGGSLIYFVDIYGAKGSPYSAEFDWLGDVDPRPEGVGFYYLDHLTHNVYRGNMDKWWDFYRELFGFSQIHYFDIDGRITGLVSRAITSPCGKIRIPLNESKDDTSQIVEYLKKYKGEGIQHIAVGTDAIYDATDRLADNGLKFMPGPPDTYYEMSRDRVRGHDEPIERMKKHGILIDGEGVVNGGMTRILLQIFSKTVIGPIFFEFIQRKGDEGFGEGNFRALFESIEEDQIRRGVLKVDAAE from the coding sequence ATGGGACCCTTTCCGCACGACGCCCCGCCGGCGAAGATCGGCACCGACAACCCCGCCGGCACCGACGGCTTCGAATTCGTCGAATTCGCCCATCCCGAGCCGGAAAAGCTCGATACCCTGTTCCAGCGGATGGGCTACACGCCGGTCGCCAGGCACCGGACCAAGGCGATCACCGTCTACCGCCAGGGCGACATCAACTACATCCTCAACGCCGAGCCGGGTAGCCACGCCATGCGCTTCGTCGACGCCCACGGCCCCTGCGCCCCGTCCATGGCCTGGCGTGTGGTCGACGCGCGGCACGCCTTCGACCATGCCGTATCGAAGGGGGCTACCCCCTATGAGGGCGACGACAAGGCGCTCGACGTTCCGGCCATCGTCGGCATCGGCGGCTCGCTGATCTATTTCGTCGACATCTACGGCGCCAAGGGCTCGCCCTATTCGGCCGAGTTCGACTGGCTCGGCGACGTCGACCCGCGCCCGGAAGGGGTCGGCTTCTACTATCTCGACCACCTGACCCACAACGTCTATCGCGGCAACATGGACAAGTGGTGGGACTTCTACCGCGAACTGTTCGGCTTCTCCCAGATCCATTATTTCGACATCGACGGCCGCATCACGGGCCTGGTCAGCCGCGCCATCACCTCGCCCTGCGGCAAGATCCGCATCCCGCTCAACGAGTCCAAGGACGACACCAGCCAGATCGTCGAGTACCTGAAGAAGTACAAGGGCGAGGGCATCCAGCACATCGCCGTCGGCACCGATGCGATCTACGACGCCACCGACCGGCTCGCCGACAACGGCCTGAAGTTCATGCCCGGCCCGCCGGACACCTATTACGAGATGTCCCGCGACCGCGTGCGCGGCCATGACGAGCCGATCGAGCGGATGAAGAAGCACGGCATCCTGATCGACGGCGAGGGTGTTGTGAACGGCGGCATGACCAGGATCCTGCTGCAGATCTTCTCCAAGACCGTGATCGGTCCGATCTTCTTCGAGTTCATCCAGCGCAAGGGCGACGAAGGCTTCGGCGAAGGCAACTTCCGCGCCCTGTTCGAGTCGATCGAGGAAGACCAGATCCGCCGCGGCGTACTCAAGGTCGACGCTGCCGAATAG
- a CDS encoding Lrp/AsnC family transcriptional regulator produces MIEETDGFDLKLLAALQENAALTNQQLGERIGLSASQVSRRRQRLEAEGIIRRYRADLAPERLGFSVTAFVGVTLGAHSRENARRFRAMVAAMPEVQEAHTLTGDVDYMLKIVVPDLKALSRVINDDLLPHEAVQNVRSSIAMETLKDDNILPLARH; encoded by the coding sequence ATGATTGAGGAAACGGACGGCTTCGATCTCAAGCTGCTCGCCGCGCTGCAGGAGAACGCGGCGCTGACCAACCAGCAACTCGGCGAGCGCATCGGCCTGTCGGCGAGCCAGGTGTCGCGGCGGCGACAGAGGCTGGAGGCGGAAGGCATCATCCGCCGCTACCGGGCCGATCTGGCGCCGGAGCGGCTGGGGTTCTCGGTGACTGCCTTCGTCGGCGTGACGCTCGGCGCGCACAGCCGCGAGAACGCGCGCCGCTTCCGGGCCATGGTGGCGGCGATGCCGGAGGTGCAGGAGGCGCACACGCTGACCGGCGACGTCGACTACATGCTGAAGATCGTGGTGCCGGACCTGAAGGCGCTGAGCCGGGTGATCAACGACGATCTGCTGCCGCACGAGGCGGTTCAGAACGTGCGCTCGTCGATCGCCATGGAGACGCTGAAGGACGACAACATCCTGCCGCTGGCCAGGCACTGA